In Sphingobacterium sp. lm-10, one DNA window encodes the following:
- a CDS encoding hybrid sensor histidine kinase/response regulator transcription factor, whose protein sequence is MKKVAWYFLFVFGIISSARSQDLSIDFQHLYSKDGLSSNTIYALCRDSFGFLWIGTEDGLNRFDGSNFKIYRRNPNESDGLGVNHVTCLYEDRNGRIWIGTNGGGLAYYDRNTDRIQHYDPGTIEGISTAINSISGDAQDNVWVSAYGAIYCIDVETHAVLTGTPYQKISKKLRDRISSYTFKDKSESLWIASDQTIYRYDAQLKLESVFKLPSSAGVRNSDPLVRGIVEDANGYIWIVSTEGLFRLNKQRTALQSSSDLLRGNQMHSSNLYAADVDKSGNLWIGSDKGLHILDINTFELDYYQPNKSNLYSLSTRSIRSVLIDDFGISWVGTYQGGLNKYDNNLNEFNLRTVAGARSYAGESAIVSAFAASGKQIYVGTDGNGVIAYDKKTGSQQEMEHLPKELAVLALESDKDILWIGTYRNGLYGYNFLTKSHQHIGAGAGQNELNNDEIFALKKDRKGNLWIGTNGGGVNVLSPDRKSITKYESSRYVRAIEEVGAEHIWVGTYGRGISIINPNTGKTSSMNVQSHQLPSNYILSIYHDEQGNTWVGTNGDGVGVLKRGQSTFQTISINDGLLNGVVQKIIEDDKGKIWFSTGQGLSCYDTSTQSFKNYSHSAGLQAGAFSLGAGIKMPDGELYFGGQQGFNHFYPQHLKTNQNPAQVVLTNLRINNVTVQPGKDQPISTSLLLEKQIRLRHDQNFSISFEALNFTVPEDNQYAYFLEGFDKDWMEVGKEHTANYTNIPPGKYQFRVRASNNDGVWDENERTIEIIISPPWWKTLYAYLVYLMVVIGGLLLIRARGIQKLRAQFALEQERATAKQLIKQERKEAQQLRNLDKMKIKFLTNLSHEFRTPISLIKGPVDTMLGQMENGKIAEQLKLVKRNSERLLSLVNQLLDFRKMEENEIHLQDTDGEFVSFVKQSVASFTDLAIQKGIDLSVSSSCEKMYVRFDKDKVERILFNLLSNAFKFTPLGGKIAVTVDASHAITDADTVQMNVAVKDTGIGIPLSYHTKIFENFFQLDAQAHVLNQGSGIGLSIVKSFVELYDGKIEVQSIVGKGSVFALDLHLKRCVLLDTASLAIEQSESKDSRKANTLSESPKILIVEDDADFRSYLTEHLADLYQVIEAENGQDGWQKALFHHPEIIISDVQMPIMNGVELAQKLHHDKRTKQIPVILLTAADVHNGAIYGLESGAIDYINKPFDMEHLKAKVDSLLNLNQAFKEKYSKQLSIVAPEIEVVSEQEKFLQKAMHYIEENITNPQLSVESLSANLSISRASLYNRLLEYTGMTPVEFIRSTKLDKAKKLLDKSDKSISEIAYEMGFANPNYFTKVFKSKFKSTPSEYIQARKVAKMSSTE, encoded by the coding sequence ATGAAAAAAGTTGCCTGGTATTTCTTATTTGTATTTGGAATAATAAGTTCTGCTAGGAGCCAGGATCTCTCCATTGATTTTCAACATTTGTATTCAAAAGATGGGCTATCTTCCAATACCATCTACGCGTTATGCCGGGATAGCTTTGGCTTCCTGTGGATAGGTACAGAGGATGGATTAAATCGCTTTGATGGTTCGAATTTCAAGATATATCGGCGAAATCCAAATGAAAGTGACGGCCTGGGTGTGAACCATGTCACCTGCTTGTATGAAGATCGCAACGGACGCATCTGGATAGGTACCAATGGTGGCGGATTAGCGTATTACGACAGAAATACCGACCGTATCCAACATTACGATCCCGGAACTATTGAGGGGATCAGCACCGCCATCAACTCCATATCTGGCGATGCTCAGGATAATGTATGGGTGAGTGCATATGGAGCAATCTACTGTATAGATGTGGAGACACATGCGGTGCTAACTGGTACACCTTATCAAAAAATCAGCAAAAAGCTGAGAGATAGGATCTCCTCTTATACGTTTAAAGATAAAAGCGAAAGCCTTTGGATCGCATCGGATCAAACGATTTATCGATACGATGCACAATTAAAGTTAGAATCTGTTTTCAAACTTCCAAGCAGTGCGGGAGTGCGCAACTCAGACCCCTTAGTTCGGGGGATTGTGGAAGATGCAAATGGATACATATGGATTGTATCGACAGAGGGCTTATTTCGCTTAAATAAACAGCGTACAGCGTTGCAATCATCATCAGATCTCCTGAGAGGTAATCAAATGCATAGTAGTAATTTGTATGCAGCAGATGTCGACAAATCGGGAAATCTCTGGATTGGTAGCGATAAAGGATTACATATTTTAGATATCAATACATTTGAATTAGATTACTATCAGCCCAATAAAAGTAATTTATATAGTTTAAGTACACGCTCCATACGTTCTGTTCTGATTGATGATTTTGGCATATCCTGGGTAGGCACCTACCAGGGAGGCTTAAACAAATACGACAATAACCTCAATGAATTTAACTTACGGACAGTTGCTGGAGCACGTTCATATGCGGGAGAAAGTGCTATTGTAAGTGCCTTTGCCGCCTCGGGCAAGCAAATTTATGTTGGAACCGATGGAAATGGTGTTATCGCGTACGATAAGAAGACAGGCAGCCAACAAGAAATGGAGCATCTTCCAAAAGAACTCGCTGTCCTAGCCCTGGAATCAGATAAGGATATTTTATGGATTGGAACGTACCGCAATGGTTTATATGGCTATAACTTTCTCACAAAATCGCATCAGCATATCGGGGCGGGGGCAGGGCAAAATGAACTAAACAACGATGAGATTTTTGCACTTAAAAAAGATCGGAAAGGGAATCTTTGGATTGGTACGAATGGGGGAGGTGTCAATGTATTAAGTCCTGATCGTAAATCTATCACAAAATATGAATCTTCGCGCTATGTGCGAGCGATAGAAGAAGTTGGTGCGGAGCACATATGGGTCGGTACTTATGGTCGCGGAATTTCGATCATTAACCCCAACACGGGTAAAACAAGTAGCATGAATGTACAATCACATCAGCTACCTAGTAATTATATTTTGTCTATCTATCATGATGAGCAGGGAAATACCTGGGTCGGAACGAATGGAGATGGCGTCGGCGTACTAAAAAGAGGACAATCTACCTTTCAAACGATATCGATCAATGATGGTTTGCTTAATGGCGTTGTACAAAAAATAATAGAAGATGATAAGGGTAAGATATGGTTCAGTACAGGGCAAGGGTTAAGCTGCTATGATACCTCCACGCAATCCTTTAAAAATTATTCTCACTCTGCCGGCCTACAAGCGGGAGCATTCAGCTTGGGCGCAGGCATAAAAATGCCTGATGGAGAATTATATTTCGGTGGTCAGCAGGGTTTTAATCATTTCTATCCTCAACATCTAAAAACAAACCAAAATCCCGCGCAAGTGGTATTAACCAATTTGCGCATTAATAATGTAACCGTCCAACCCGGAAAAGACCAACCCATTAGTACCTCGCTACTGTTAGAAAAACAGATACGACTTCGGCACGATCAGAATTTCTCCATATCCTTTGAGGCATTAAACTTTACGGTTCCTGAAGACAATCAGTATGCCTATTTTCTCGAGGGCTTTGATAAAGATTGGATGGAGGTCGGCAAAGAGCATACGGCTAACTATACCAATATCCCACCCGGTAAATACCAATTTAGGGTACGGGCGAGTAACAATGATGGCGTTTGGGATGAGAATGAGCGCACTATCGAGATCATTATTTCACCGCCCTGGTGGAAAACACTGTATGCCTATCTGGTATACCTAATGGTGGTGATAGGCGGTTTGCTACTCATCAGAGCACGAGGTATACAAAAACTAAGAGCTCAATTTGCTTTAGAACAAGAAAGAGCCACGGCCAAGCAACTCATTAAACAGGAAAGGAAAGAAGCCCAACAGCTCAGAAATCTGGATAAAATGAAGATTAAGTTCCTCACCAATCTTAGCCATGAATTTCGGACGCCTATATCATTGATTAAAGGTCCGGTAGATACTATGCTAGGCCAGATGGAAAACGGCAAAATAGCGGAACAGTTAAAATTAGTCAAACGAAATAGCGAACGGTTATTGAGTCTGGTGAATCAATTGTTGGATTTCCGAAAGATGGAAGAAAATGAGATTCATCTGCAAGACACGGATGGAGAATTTGTCTCCTTTGTCAAACAATCCGTCGCCTCGTTTACAGATTTAGCAATTCAGAAGGGGATCGACTTGTCTGTATCGTCTAGCTGCGAGAAAATGTATGTGCGCTTTGATAAGGACAAAGTAGAGCGAATACTCTTTAATTTACTGTCAAACGCCTTTAAATTTACCCCATTGGGTGGCAAAATCGCTGTCACAGTAGATGCTAGCCATGCTATTACAGATGCAGATACGGTACAGATGAACGTGGCAGTAAAAGATACCGGGATCGGCATTCCGCTATCTTATCATACGAAAATATTTGAGAATTTTTTTCAATTAGATGCGCAGGCGCATGTGTTAAACCAAGGCTCCGGCATCGGACTTTCCATCGTAAAATCCTTCGTAGAATTATATGACGGCAAAATTGAAGTGCAAAGTATAGTCGGCAAAGGCAGTGTATTTGCGTTAGATTTGCACTTAAAGCGGTGTGTTCTGCTCGATACAGCAAGTCTAGCCATCGAACAATCAGAAAGCAAAGACAGTCGAAAAGCAAATACGCTATCTGAATCACCGAAAATATTGATCGTGGAAGACGATGCAGATTTTCGCTCTTATCTTACGGAGCACTTGGCAGATCTATATCAGGTTATCGAAGCGGAAAATGGACAAGACGGCTGGCAAAAAGCACTATTTCATCATCCCGAAATCATCATTAGTGATGTACAGATGCCGATTATGAATGGGGTAGAGCTAGCACAGAAGCTGCATCACGATAAGAGGACCAAACAAATACCGGTGATCTTACTAACTGCTGCCGACGTGCATAATGGTGCTATCTATGGTCTGGAATCAGGAGCCATCGATTATATCAATAAGCCTTTCGATATGGAGCATTTAAAGGCTAAAGTGGATAGCCTTTTGAATCTTAATCAAGCATTTAAAGAAAAATATTCTAAGCAACTATCTATCGTAGCACCCGAAATTGAAGTCGTTTCAGAGCAGGAAAAATTTCTCCAGAAAGCAATGCATTATATTGAAGAGAACATCACTAATCCGCAACTTTCCGTGGAGTCTTTGAGTGCAAACCTATCTATTAGCAGAGCATCTTTATACAATAGACTATTGGAATATACCGGCATGACACCCGTAGAATTTATTCGCTCAACCAAGTTGGATAAAGCAAAAAAACTATTGGATAAAAGCGATAAGTCTATTTCCGAGATTGCGTATGAAATGGGGTTTGCCAATCCCAACTACTTTACTAAGGTTTTCAAATCGAAATTTAAAAGTACGCCATCAGAGTATATTCAAGCAAGAAAAGTAGCGAAAATGTCATCAACGGAATAA
- a CDS encoding RagB/SusD family nutrient uptake outer membrane protein translates to MKTITKYIKISALALVATFGSCSKILEEQPRSIYEPGFFETERGIMGGLTSMYAHLRWIYGQAYWYNTLLTGTDEVTYAQQADQNFLVMDLSGRALMNAENSRADAIWGICFSNINTANGIIEFAQQVDGVTEAHIGEARFFRAFDYFLLAQTFGGVPLDLGAGELTFNTSTTRSSVRNTVPEVYTKAIFPDLLHAAEHLPETGRVVGGVTKTLARLYLAKAYLTYGWWLENPNNIPTYPAADRIDPDGHDAQWYFQQAYNVAVQGIENPGPFRLQQTYYDVNLATNDRNNELLLYADHTETSEFYNGGSLTWGNGGAPDNFAGWMLTWNYTEIRSSSSSSAWSAVSSVQREAAQALGRPWVRMAPTIGALSNTFADKTNDSRYDGTFTTVYRGNWNKAGIQGPLYNANYLPVNPGDAILTFLNEEPTQAISYGAPFNSNVGAGVLPGRADFVISPSGVSRRIYPGLWKLGPYRTDSGSGLGEPNAGSTRPFTAAKFSELYLVAAEAAVKGASTRAGFTARDLVNVIRARAGVWRWDNNGNTERIEDNSAAMIASTPAEITIEYILAERSREYFGEGYRWHDLVRTQKWTQLASSYTICGPNIGDRTPIVFQRNIENFHYLRPIPLGQLDAMEGDRGIYQNPGYD, encoded by the coding sequence ATGAAGACGATAACAAAATATATAAAGATAAGTGCTTTAGCATTAGTAGCCACTTTTGGCTCCTGTTCAAAGATCTTGGAGGAGCAGCCACGAAGTATTTACGAACCCGGATTTTTTGAAACCGAACGCGGTATCATGGGCGGTTTGACATCCATGTATGCCCATTTACGTTGGATTTACGGACAAGCCTATTGGTATAATACCCTGTTGACGGGTACAGACGAGGTGACGTATGCACAACAGGCTGACCAAAACTTTCTGGTCATGGATTTGAGTGGACGTGCCCTGATGAATGCGGAGAACAGCCGTGCCGACGCGATATGGGGAATTTGTTTTAGTAATATAAACACCGCAAATGGTATTATAGAATTTGCACAGCAGGTAGATGGTGTTACAGAAGCACACATCGGAGAAGCGAGGTTCTTCAGAGCATTTGACTACTTTTTATTGGCGCAGACCTTTGGCGGAGTACCTTTGGATTTGGGTGCCGGCGAGTTGACATTCAATACCAGCACTACACGTAGCTCTGTACGCAATACAGTGCCCGAAGTATACACCAAAGCCATCTTTCCGGATCTGTTACATGCAGCCGAACACCTCCCAGAAACCGGACGAGTAGTGGGTGGCGTAACCAAGACCCTGGCACGCCTGTACTTAGCGAAAGCCTATCTTACGTACGGCTGGTGGTTAGAAAATCCAAATAATATTCCGACATATCCTGCCGCGGATCGCATTGACCCGGATGGTCACGACGCCCAGTGGTATTTTCAACAAGCCTATAACGTGGCGGTACAGGGCATCGAAAATCCAGGCCCATTTCGATTACAACAAACATATTATGATGTGAATTTGGCTACGAATGACCGTAACAATGAGTTGCTTCTTTATGCGGATCATACCGAGACAAGTGAGTTTTATAACGGTGGAAGTCTCACCTGGGGGAACGGTGGCGCACCAGATAACTTTGCCGGTTGGATGCTTACCTGGAATTACACAGAAATTCGAAGCAGCTCTTCCAGCTCCGCGTGGTCTGCCGTAAGTTCGGTACAAAGAGAAGCAGCACAAGCATTGGGTCGTCCTTGGGTACGGATGGCACCGACCATCGGAGCGTTGTCCAATACCTTTGCCGATAAGACAAATGACTCTAGGTACGACGGTACGTTTACTACCGTTTATAGAGGTAACTGGAATAAAGCAGGTATTCAAGGGCCACTATATAACGCTAATTATCTTCCGGTAAATCCTGGAGATGCCATTTTAACTTTTCTAAACGAAGAACCAACTCAGGCGATCAGCTATGGTGCGCCATTTAATAGCAACGTAGGCGCTGGTGTTTTGCCTGGACGTGCTGATTTTGTGATTTCGCCTAGTGGAGTTAGCCGCAGGATATATCCTGGATTATGGAAATTGGGTCCATATCGTACGGATAGCGGAAGTGGATTGGGCGAGCCTAATGCAGGAAGCACGCGGCCATTTACGGCTGCAAAATTTTCGGAGCTGTATCTCGTGGCGGCAGAAGCGGCGGTAAAAGGGGCATCTACCAGAGCGGGGTTCACCGCGCGAGATTTGGTGAATGTTATACGTGCGCGTGCAGGTGTATGGCGCTGGGATAACAATGGCAATACAGAGAGAATTGAGGACAACAGCGCGGCGATGATCGCATCTACTCCAGCAGAAATCACCATTGAATATATACTAGCCGAGCGCTCGCGCGAATATTTTGGTGAAGGATACCGCTGGCACGATTTGGTGCGTACGCAGAAATGGACGCAGCTTGCATCGAGTTACACCATCTGCGGACCGAATATCGGAGATAGAACACCGATTGTATTTCAGCGAAATATTGAGAATTTTCACTATTTGCGCCCGATCCCACTGGGGCAATTGGATGCGATGGAGGGAGATCGCGGAATATACCAGAACCCTGGATACGATTAG
- a CDS encoding SMP-30/gluconolactonase/LRE family protein: MLFAIVATGQTYPTLGKIDTYDNSFAHIVASDQKIEILTDSLKWAEGPVWVPEQGYLLCSDPTRNTMYKWSSKDGVQVFLSPSGYTGLTPYSDEPGSNGLLINHEGELVACEHGDRRITRMPLDKGGKVTVADSWDGKRFNSPNDICQHSDGSYYFTDPPYGLPDGDSDVANREINQDGVYKASSDGTVIQIIADVKKPNGIALSPDESILYVGLSNPKKPYLLAYPLKEGKINGSAQVLFDFSSQFPEDGAAPDGFKVDANGNIFIAAGKGVVVIDKTGKLLGRIHTGVSTANCAFGSDNWLYITASNYLLRVQLLDQSIKMQ; encoded by the coding sequence ATGCTATTCGCTATAGTAGCTACAGGCCAGACCTACCCAACATTAGGGAAAATCGATACCTATGATAACTCTTTTGCGCACATTGTGGCATCGGATCAGAAGATAGAAATATTAACAGATAGTTTGAAATGGGCAGAAGGACCAGTTTGGGTGCCTGAACAGGGCTATTTACTATGTAGTGATCCCACGCGTAATACGATGTACAAATGGAGTTCAAAAGACGGTGTGCAAGTATTCCTATCACCTTCGGGTTATACCGGTTTAACGCCCTATAGTGATGAGCCCGGCTCAAATGGATTACTCATCAATCATGAAGGAGAACTGGTAGCCTGTGAGCATGGTGACAGGCGTATTACACGGATGCCATTAGACAAAGGAGGCAAGGTCACGGTGGCGGATTCTTGGGACGGAAAGCGGTTTAACTCCCCCAATGATATTTGCCAGCATAGCGACGGGAGTTATTATTTTACCGATCCACCTTATGGTTTGCCAGACGGGGATTCAGATGTAGCCAACAGGGAAATTAATCAAGATGGTGTATACAAAGCTTCTTCAGATGGTACCGTAATCCAAATCATCGCAGATGTAAAGAAACCTAATGGAATTGCACTATCGCCAGACGAATCCATTTTGTATGTTGGTTTAAGTAATCCAAAAAAACCTTACTTACTAGCGTATCCCTTAAAAGAAGGCAAGATCAATGGATCCGCTCAAGTTTTATTTGATTTTAGTTCACAGTTTCCGGAGGATGGAGCAGCACCAGACGGTTTTAAAGTCGACGCTAACGGAAATATCTTTATAGCTGCCGGAAAAGGCGTCGTAGTGATAGATAAAACTGGGAAACTTTTAGGTCGTATTCACACCGGTGTTTCCACCGCAAATTGCGCTTTCGGAAGTGATAACTGGCTATACATTACTGCTTCGAACTACTTACTTCGTGTACAACTTCTTGATCAATCTATTAAAATGCAGTAA
- a CDS encoding pentapeptide repeat-containing protein, producing the protein MSPKMYLSHCMEEIITHEEKTFSGINYEQKILRNREFVQCTFVNCDFTKSDLQGNTFEDCSFKQCNFTMTEVSDTGFRNATFISCKLLGIDFSRCNTFAFSMSFSDSYLDFSVFYSMKLKKTLFERCSVKEVDFSNADLSGSVFKDCDLQLANFSGANLEKADLRTARNFSIDPSDSKIKNAKFSVMNLEGLLDRHKIIIDYNI; encoded by the coding sequence ATGTCTCCAAAAATGTATCTTAGCCACTGTATGGAGGAGATCATCACGCATGAAGAAAAGACGTTCAGTGGAATAAATTACGAGCAAAAGATACTTCGAAACAGGGAATTTGTGCAGTGTACATTCGTGAATTGTGATTTTACGAAGAGCGACTTGCAAGGGAATACTTTTGAAGATTGTTCTTTTAAACAGTGTAATTTCACGATGACTGAAGTGTCGGACACCGGCTTTAGAAATGCAACTTTTATCAGTTGCAAACTTTTAGGCATCGATTTTAGCAGGTGCAATACCTTTGCTTTTTCGATGTCATTCTCTGACAGTTACTTGGATTTTAGTGTTTTTTATAGCATGAAATTAAAAAAAACACTTTTTGAGAGATGTAGTGTAAAAGAAGTTGACTTTTCAAACGCTGATCTTTCCGGTTCGGTGTTCAAAGATTGTGACTTACAGCTCGCCAATTTCTCGGGTGCAAACCTAGAGAAAGCAGATCTTAGAACGGCGCGAAACTTCTCCATCGATCCTTCCGATTCTAAAATAAAAAATGCTAAATTTTCTGTGATGAATCTGGAAGGGCTTTTGGATAGACACAAAATTATAATTGACTACAACATCTAA